Proteins from a single region of Arctopsyche grandis isolate Sample6627 chromosome 1, ASM5162203v2, whole genome shotgun sequence:
- the Iru gene encoding E3 ubiquitin-protein ligase Iruka isoform X1 yields MDSCAPPPPPPPPPPPPSSSPRFFCYSCCIEIQAVLQDFKCPYCSEGFIEQMGPERPECIPNPENTEGQSVPRPVTTRQITDIGIDDDPSPPTNSQAPFGNDLAFLMSGDRVRWDPIFTGNYNLEDSANNRAMRLGSPDSLLQTLMWQVTGGRAGGPPLMLVGSDPNDYVMSSEGLDAIMSQLLWHSDNDGPPPLAQNIIDSLPEITITEEQLQSQCSVCWEIYNCDEKVRQLKCGHIYHKDCISPWLALHATCPICRQSLAPPEGSEPEQRSGPPRDGPNFAQNIRGFPPPNIAALLLRACGSPPPNGSAPGGPTATGSEPLNLAPSRSVPFSPAPADTAPNPLSTPEFAMFNSDAAAPQPAADQTNPSNPTAPNPNPNPANPNPTARRLTATITPGVNHIVVMSGHGLDSNNIAEYLAFWSSGAPISSPAVSSTTSDVNSRRSPANFDMDLE; encoded by the exons ATGGACTCGTGCGCGCCCCCgcctccgcccccgcccccgcctccGCCCCCCTCCTCGTCGCCCCGCTTCTTCTGCTACTCGTGCTGCATCGAAATCCAGGCTGTACTGCAG GACTTTAAATGCCCATACTGCTCTGAAGGCTTCATCGAGCAAATGGGACCTGAACGCCCCGAATGCATTCCTAATCCTGAAAACACGGAAGGTCAGAGTGTACCTCGACCGGTCACCACACGACAAATCACAGATATTGGCATCGATGATGATCCGTCTCCACCC aCAAACTCACAAGCACCTTTTGGCAATGACCTAGCATTCCTTATGTCTGGCGATAGAGTACG ATGGGACCCAATATTTACTGGAAATTATAATTTAGAAGATTCCGCTAATAATAG aGCGATGAGACTTGGTAGTCCAGATTCCTTATTACAAACATTGATGTGGCAAGTGACCGGAGGAAGAGCCGGCGGGCCACCGTTGATGTTAGTCGGCTCGGATCCCAATGACTACGTCATGTCCAGTGAAGGATTAGACGCCATCATGTCACAATTGTTATGGCATTCAGACAATGACGGTCCGCCACCGCTCGcacaaaatataatagataGTCTACCAGAAATTACGATCACCGAAGAGCAACTACAGTCGCAGTGCTCTGTATGTTGGGAGATTTACAATTGCG ACGAGAAAGTGCGACAGTTGAAATGCGGACATATATATCATAAAGATTGTATTTCACCTTGGTTAGCATTACACGCCACGTGTCCTATCTGTAGACAGAGCCTCGCTCCACCTGAGGGTTCGGAACCGGAACAGAGGAGTGGACCACCGAGGGACGGGCCGAATTTCGCTCAAAATATACGTGGATTTCCAC CACCGAATATAGCAGCACTTTTGTTGAGAGCTTGCGGCAGTCCTCCGCCTAATGGTTCTGCTCCCGGAGGTCCCACAGCTACGGGCTCAGAACCGCTCAATCTGGCGCCGTCAAGATCGGTGCCGTTTAGTCCGGCTCCTGCTGATACTGCACCGAACCCTTTGTCGACGCCTGAATTCGCGATGTTCAATAGTGATGCTGCTGCTCCTCAGCCGGCGGCCGATCAAACGAATCCGTCAAATCCAACGGCTCCAAATCCAAACCCAAACCCCGCTAATCCCAATCCTACGGCACGTCGATTAACAGCCACCATCACTCCCGGCGTGAATCACATCGTCGTAATGTCCGGACACGGATTGGACAGCAATAACATAGCCGAGTATCTCGCGTTTTGGAGCAGCGGTGCTCCCATATCCTCGCCGGCGGTCAGTTCAACTACTTCCGATGTCAACTCGCGTCGTTCCCCAGCAAACTTCGATATGGACCTAGAATGA
- the Iru gene encoding E3 ubiquitin-protein ligase Iruka isoform X2: MDSCAPPPPPPPPPPPPSSSPRFFCYSCCIEIQAVLQDFKCPYCSEGFIEQMGPERPECIPNPENTEGQSVPRPVTTRQITDIGIDDDPSPPTNSQAPFGNDLAFLMSGDRVRAMRLGSPDSLLQTLMWQVTGGRAGGPPLMLVGSDPNDYVMSSEGLDAIMSQLLWHSDNDGPPPLAQNIIDSLPEITITEEQLQSQCSVCWEIYNCDEKVRQLKCGHIYHKDCISPWLALHATCPICRQSLAPPEGSEPEQRSGPPRDGPNFAQNIRGFPPPNIAALLLRACGSPPPNGSAPGGPTATGSEPLNLAPSRSVPFSPAPADTAPNPLSTPEFAMFNSDAAAPQPAADQTNPSNPTAPNPNPNPANPNPTARRLTATITPGVNHIVVMSGHGLDSNNIAEYLAFWSSGAPISSPAVSSTTSDVNSRRSPANFDMDLE, encoded by the exons ATGGACTCGTGCGCGCCCCCgcctccgcccccgcccccgcctccGCCCCCCTCCTCGTCGCCCCGCTTCTTCTGCTACTCGTGCTGCATCGAAATCCAGGCTGTACTGCAG GACTTTAAATGCCCATACTGCTCTGAAGGCTTCATCGAGCAAATGGGACCTGAACGCCCCGAATGCATTCCTAATCCTGAAAACACGGAAGGTCAGAGTGTACCTCGACCGGTCACCACACGACAAATCACAGATATTGGCATCGATGATGATCCGTCTCCACCC aCAAACTCACAAGCACCTTTTGGCAATGACCTAGCATTCCTTATGTCTGGCGATAGAGTACG aGCGATGAGACTTGGTAGTCCAGATTCCTTATTACAAACATTGATGTGGCAAGTGACCGGAGGAAGAGCCGGCGGGCCACCGTTGATGTTAGTCGGCTCGGATCCCAATGACTACGTCATGTCCAGTGAAGGATTAGACGCCATCATGTCACAATTGTTATGGCATTCAGACAATGACGGTCCGCCACCGCTCGcacaaaatataatagataGTCTACCAGAAATTACGATCACCGAAGAGCAACTACAGTCGCAGTGCTCTGTATGTTGGGAGATTTACAATTGCG ACGAGAAAGTGCGACAGTTGAAATGCGGACATATATATCATAAAGATTGTATTTCACCTTGGTTAGCATTACACGCCACGTGTCCTATCTGTAGACAGAGCCTCGCTCCACCTGAGGGTTCGGAACCGGAACAGAGGAGTGGACCACCGAGGGACGGGCCGAATTTCGCTCAAAATATACGTGGATTTCCAC CACCGAATATAGCAGCACTTTTGTTGAGAGCTTGCGGCAGTCCTCCGCCTAATGGTTCTGCTCCCGGAGGTCCCACAGCTACGGGCTCAGAACCGCTCAATCTGGCGCCGTCAAGATCGGTGCCGTTTAGTCCGGCTCCTGCTGATACTGCACCGAACCCTTTGTCGACGCCTGAATTCGCGATGTTCAATAGTGATGCTGCTGCTCCTCAGCCGGCGGCCGATCAAACGAATCCGTCAAATCCAACGGCTCCAAATCCAAACCCAAACCCCGCTAATCCCAATCCTACGGCACGTCGATTAACAGCCACCATCACTCCCGGCGTGAATCACATCGTCGTAATGTCCGGACACGGATTGGACAGCAATAACATAGCCGAGTATCTCGCGTTTTGGAGCAGCGGTGCTCCCATATCCTCGCCGGCGGTCAGTTCAACTACTTCCGATGTCAACTCGCGTCGTTCCCCAGCAAACTTCGATATGGACCTAGAATGA